Proteins from one Listeria weihenstephanensis genomic window:
- a CDS encoding HeH/LEM domain-containing protein, which translates to MTNSELKAILDEREIPYAVKATKAELIALIEGAENDGV; encoded by the coding sequence ATGACAAATAGCGAACTGAAAGCTATTCTGGACGAGAGAGAAATCCCCTACGCAGTCAAGGCCACGAAAGCGGAACTGATTGCGCTGATTGAAGGTGCTGAAAATGACGGAGTTTGA
- a CDS encoding fibronectin type III domain-containing protein yields the protein MSLIRRQSRNGIPTLALIWSKKITSFPAEPQNLKVSEFTDKTITWTWDLVQGASFYHVYVDGAVIPAVATSNVFTSDKLLEATVHTVRVTAVSKYNVESKLSNEISQKTRLSMLVMERYLADTTNAKGKGPSLPSVTNVRVYDRDKYVATGTIVAGEVSIYMPGIMNTNYAKQISVIVNGTEKVKVPVNQDGTFRYYAKDIVKAVTDVVKVVLYNRNGTVMETLDVLIGTTAVSAETRTGSYANMYQVGASYITGGYNNVLTLKALDGKSSGDPTTIEGMPTPMAIELPRLELNTISSVDRIVSGMTEPSGYVRLTVDGTARSVPQADATGYFSISSSSIISGSIVLVESKVGSYYPGSVTVTVPAPAGAPVTPTNLAVSEITQTTAKLTWAASPGATSYKLYQNSSMVPWKSTSITSYSLTGTAGSSWTYQVTALNASGESLMTAKVPVNFLPE from the coding sequence ATGTCATTGATAAGAAGACAGTCGAGAAATGGCATACCGACTTTAGCCCTGATATGGTCAAAAAAGATTACGTCTTTCCCAGCTGAGCCCCAAAATTTAAAAGTCTCGGAGTTCACGGATAAAACTATCACGTGGACCTGGGACTTAGTACAAGGGGCTTCCTTTTATCATGTCTATGTAGATGGCGCAGTAATTCCAGCGGTAGCGACAAGCAACGTATTTACAAGTGATAAATTGCTGGAGGCTACGGTCCACACAGTTAGAGTAACAGCGGTCTCGAAATACAATGTCGAGAGTAAGCTATCTAACGAAATTAGCCAAAAAACAAGATTGTCTATGCTGGTGATGGAGCGCTACTTGGCTGATACAACAAATGCAAAAGGTAAAGGGCCGAGCCTACCTAGTGTTACAAACGTTCGCGTTTATGATCGTGATAAGTATGTAGCGACAGGGACGATTGTAGCTGGTGAAGTCAGTATCTACATGCCAGGCATCATGAATACAAACTATGCAAAACAAATATCCGTCATTGTGAACGGTACTGAAAAAGTAAAAGTACCAGTGAATCAGGATGGCACTTTCAGGTACTACGCGAAAGATATTGTAAAAGCAGTAACTGATGTGGTAAAGGTTGTTCTGTACAACAGGAATGGAACGGTGATGGAGACGCTGGATGTTCTAATCGGTACAACCGCAGTAAGTGCAGAGACTCGAACGGGCTCATACGCAAATATGTACCAGGTTGGGGCGAGTTATATTACAGGCGGGTACAACAACGTGCTTACACTTAAAGCGCTGGATGGGAAATCCTCTGGAGACCCTACTACTATCGAGGGTATGCCAACACCTATGGCTATCGAACTTCCCAGATTGGAACTTAACACAATTAGCAGCGTAGACAGAATAGTATCAGGTATGACCGAGCCAAGTGGTTATGTGAGGCTAACTGTAGATGGTACCGCTCGTTCTGTACCACAGGCAGATGCAACTGGGTACTTCTCTATTTCGTCGAGCAGCATTATCTCGGGTTCGATTGTATTGGTTGAGTCGAAGGTTGGTAGTTACTACCCCGGCTCCGTTACGGTTACCGTACCAGCACCCGCAGGAGCGCCTGTTACACCTACGAATTTAGCGGTTAGTGAAATCACACAGACCACGGCAAAACTAACGTGGGCAGCCTCTCCAGGGGCCACATCCTACAAGCTTTATCAAAATAGTTCTATGGTGCCATGGAAATCCACATCTATCACGTCGTACAGTTTAACCGGAACGGCAGGGAGCTCGTGGACCTACCAAGTAACGGCGCTCAATGCATCAGGTGAGAGTTTGATGACTGCTAAAGTACCCGTGAATTTTTTACCTGAATAG
- a CDS encoding phage tail tape measure protein, protein MARDSEKKIKFKVDNQQYSAAMKTMNADTAKLNKEFRLEQEQLKETGSASEKLESQMAKLAREQELTGKKIESTEQHLDNAKQTFGENSKEAQNLEKKLLDLQIAEQRLANQTIDTARKMDMLAQSENDANSSSAKRRQELSKLEGEQDRLTRSNERLDQELELQIATMGDGAKEADKLKASQAILGRQMGNTADQVKNLEHQLELAKKEYGENSQEVDELEKELLSAKTAYANFGNELEKTNKDLGVFGVKTKEAGANVAKVGGGMTAGITVPILAVGAASIQAAQNVADSQSKIKGSLGTTEKETARLSATARSIYVDGYGESLEEVTDALTRVKLKMRDLDGKELKQATVTAMNLAATFDADVNEVVRGGDGLMKNFKISSEEAFQKLAWGAQNGLNFSDELFDNISEYAPLFSQAGFSIDEMFSILEAGTKEGAYNLDYVNDLVKEFGIRIQDGSKSTTEAMSQMSGSTKKMFKEYQNGKVTAAEMFKAIGKDLKGMDDQQKATQLGTALFGTKFEDLGNKAVYAMTDAQTGLMDTKGALDKLNSAAESNHQLEVAMRAFENAIADIGTALGPVLSDVAEVSQEFSDWFTSLDDGTKKAIVGIAGTAAAIGPVVAGVGLLMMTLNPVTATIAAIGLGVVALGGAWAYQVAAQKRHDAELTKSIDNAAMYGEGVSAGTRKAGESFVKLKDTAHTNMALMKTATVENAKQMSTEVVEAYSGMADKAIVALEEYKNRLNTEIDTLTKGTGAVGKQTADKATKEVNDSIDKNINKVKDAVQTMNDLKTKYNGNLASMTEADKKRYSEATLFLDEQLKVFSNSVKEQERIAKAASQNQDTISKSSYDKQLATAKKARDKSTKEAENYYKSTKKDLEKALAEGHISQENYNQLMTLNGKTLAENSYKSQRVLSDTNKSLAESFKNTGEVVLESGMDIDRMKQLQADGTWKWWSQEKRAWVEKVSMQEEIKRKNETYIKSLSSGNKEAEGSIKEFKDNLIKFYMEAGLSADQARKQVELDTQGMVDAVDASGNQVAVQAKGLSEKFIKGLSEKNADIPAVAKKWGLDLESNTKIDLGKNGNKTAKEFFAAIKKGGEDALPMLQYFFSSKLEAITTNDLGDVGKKDVDTLREGLDAGAITLDQLKAKFGTSMLNIYSNDLNKIGQDNIATLRNGLDSGAVTINQLEGKFKTQLNKIYDKDLSKIGKDDLGTLKKGMDLGLPGVNTFLTGLKSKIKTDTKVDIKGVGKTNIDGLVTGFQNGKINVNQFLTGLRELQKKGSKTNLSGEGKGNAQTFVDGANSKKGAANTAGKGLASNAKSGAGSVSAEQEGRNFGQGFSAGINSVASAAATTAANMVTNAISAVKAAQKSASPAKELIKKGKDFSDGYAIGIDDNADGAIDNAANMALNAIDAVNGAPSMPVLQRMQELATNFNATQNYLQFQFFGMTIREEADINKIVDVVDERLGDRY, encoded by the coding sequence GTGGCAAGAGACAGCGAAAAGAAGATAAAATTTAAAGTCGATAATCAGCAGTATAGCGCAGCCATGAAAACCATGAACGCCGATACTGCGAAACTAAATAAAGAGTTTCGACTCGAACAAGAACAGCTAAAAGAGACAGGCTCCGCTTCTGAGAAGCTAGAGAGCCAAATGGCCAAACTGGCCAGAGAGCAAGAACTGACAGGCAAGAAAATTGAGTCTACAGAGCAGCACCTCGATAACGCAAAACAGACTTTCGGGGAGAACTCCAAAGAGGCTCAAAACTTAGAGAAGAAATTACTAGATTTGCAGATTGCAGAGCAGCGACTTGCTAATCAAACAATAGATACAGCCCGAAAAATGGATATGTTGGCTCAGTCGGAAAACGACGCGAACAGCTCCTCGGCCAAACGTCGACAAGAACTTTCGAAGTTGGAGGGTGAGCAGGATAGGCTGACGCGTTCCAATGAACGGTTAGACCAGGAGCTTGAGTTACAGATTGCCACAATGGGCGATGGAGCCAAAGAGGCGGATAAGTTGAAAGCATCCCAGGCTATTCTTGGCCGTCAGATGGGCAACACAGCCGACCAGGTCAAGAACCTAGAGCACCAGCTGGAACTCGCGAAAAAAGAATACGGTGAGAACTCGCAGGAAGTAGATGAGCTGGAGAAAGAACTCCTGTCAGCGAAAACGGCCTATGCCAATTTTGGAAATGAGCTAGAGAAGACCAATAAGGATTTAGGCGTGTTTGGCGTGAAGACAAAAGAGGCAGGCGCCAATGTTGCTAAAGTTGGTGGGGGCATGACTGCCGGGATTACCGTTCCGATTTTGGCCGTGGGTGCGGCATCGATTCAGGCAGCCCAGAACGTCGCAGATTCACAAAGTAAGATTAAAGGCTCCTTAGGTACTACCGAGAAGGAAACGGCCAGACTATCGGCCACAGCGCGCTCTATCTATGTGGATGGCTATGGGGAATCATTAGAAGAAGTCACGGACGCCCTGACACGTGTCAAGCTGAAAATGAGAGACTTGGATGGCAAGGAACTTAAGCAGGCAACTGTCACAGCTATGAACTTAGCAGCAACCTTTGACGCAGATGTCAATGAGGTTGTACGTGGCGGCGATGGCTTGATGAAGAACTTCAAAATATCCTCAGAAGAAGCCTTCCAGAAACTTGCTTGGGGTGCACAGAATGGCCTCAATTTCTCCGATGAGCTTTTCGATAATATCTCCGAGTATGCCCCGCTATTTAGTCAAGCGGGTTTTTCGATTGATGAGATGTTTTCTATCTTGGAAGCTGGTACAAAAGAAGGTGCCTATAACCTGGATTACGTGAATGACCTTGTAAAAGAGTTCGGCATCCGTATTCAGGACGGTTCGAAATCAACGACTGAGGCAATGAGCCAGATGTCAGGGTCCACCAAGAAGATGTTTAAGGAGTACCAAAACGGCAAAGTGACAGCTGCGGAAATGTTCAAAGCCATAGGTAAAGATTTGAAGGGCATGGACGACCAGCAAAAGGCCACACAGCTAGGTACAGCGCTATTCGGTACGAAGTTCGAGGACTTAGGAAACAAAGCCGTGTACGCCATGACAGACGCCCAAACAGGGCTAATGGACACCAAGGGCGCGCTGGATAAATTAAACTCCGCAGCCGAAAGCAATCATCAGCTAGAGGTTGCTATGCGAGCCTTTGAGAATGCTATTGCAGACATTGGAACGGCGTTGGGGCCTGTGTTATCGGATGTTGCAGAGGTGTCACAAGAATTTTCGGACTGGTTTACTTCATTAGACGATGGTACGAAAAAAGCCATTGTGGGGATTGCAGGAACCGCCGCAGCCATCGGGCCAGTTGTTGCTGGTGTGGGCTTATTGATGATGACGCTAAACCCTGTAACAGCAACCATCGCAGCTATTGGATTGGGTGTTGTAGCGTTGGGTGGCGCGTGGGCATATCAGGTCGCAGCACAGAAACGGCATGACGCAGAGCTCACGAAATCAATCGATAACGCGGCTATGTACGGCGAGGGTGTTTCTGCTGGAACTCGAAAAGCTGGTGAGTCTTTTGTTAAGTTGAAAGATACCGCACATACCAACATGGCTTTGATGAAAACGGCCACGGTCGAGAACGCGAAACAGATGTCTACAGAAGTAGTTGAGGCTTACTCAGGTATGGCGGATAAGGCCATAGTAGCCCTTGAAGAGTATAAGAACCGCCTGAATACAGAGATTGACACTCTGACCAAAGGGACAGGTGCAGTCGGGAAGCAAACAGCTGATAAGGCAACAAAAGAGGTCAACGATTCGATTGATAAAAATATCAATAAAGTCAAAGACGCAGTACAAACAATGAATGACCTGAAAACGAAATACAATGGAAACTTGGCCAGCATGACAGAGGCAGATAAGAAGCGATACAGTGAAGCAACCTTGTTTCTTGATGAGCAACTGAAAGTATTTTCTAACTCAGTTAAAGAGCAAGAGCGTATTGCCAAAGCAGCTAGTCAAAATCAGGATACTATTTCGAAGTCTTCATATGATAAGCAGCTCGCGACCGCAAAGAAAGCTCGCGATAAGTCAACTAAAGAGGCTGAAAATTACTACAAGAGCACCAAGAAGGATTTAGAGAAAGCACTGGCAGAGGGGCACATAAGCCAGGAGAACTATAATCAGCTCATGACACTGAACGGAAAGACTCTTGCAGAAAATAGTTATAAATCTCAAAGAGTACTCTCTGATACCAATAAAAGTCTAGCGGAATCTTTTAAAAACACAGGTGAGGTAGTCCTAGAATCTGGCATGGATATAGACAGGATGAAACAACTACAGGCTGATGGAACCTGGAAATGGTGGTCTCAGGAAAAAAGAGCATGGGTTGAAAAAGTCTCCATGCAAGAAGAAATAAAACGCAAAAATGAAACATATATTAAGAGTCTAAGTTCGGGAAATAAAGAGGCGGAGGGTAGTATCAAGGAGTTCAAGGACAACCTCATCAAGTTCTACATGGAGGCAGGGCTGAGTGCAGACCAGGCTAGAAAACAGGTTGAGCTCGATACTCAGGGAATGGTCGACGCAGTGGACGCATCGGGAAACCAGGTTGCAGTCCAAGCAAAGGGCCTTAGTGAGAAGTTCATAAAAGGGCTAAGTGAGAAGAATGCAGATATTCCCGCAGTTGCGAAAAAATGGGGGCTTGACCTAGAATCCAATACTAAAATCGACCTCGGGAAGAATGGAAATAAGACAGCGAAAGAGTTTTTTGCAGCCATCAAGAAGGGCGGAGAGGATGCCCTTCCAATGCTCCAGTATTTCTTTTCTAGCAAACTGGAAGCCATAACGACTAACGACCTTGGGGATGTAGGGAAGAAAGATGTCGACACATTACGCGAGGGGCTAGATGCTGGAGCCATCACGTTAGACCAACTAAAAGCAAAATTTGGAACGTCAATGTTGAACATCTATAGCAATGACCTGAACAAAATAGGCCAGGACAATATCGCAACGCTTAGAAACGGATTGGACTCAGGAGCAGTTACAATCAACCAGCTTGAAGGTAAATTCAAAACACAGCTGAATAAAATCTATGATAAGGACCTTAGCAAAATTGGTAAGGATGATTTAGGGACTTTGAAAAAAGGGATGGACTTAGGACTTCCTGGTGTTAATACTTTTCTTACAGGGCTTAAATCAAAAATCAAAACAGATACTAAGGTAGATATAAAAGGCGTGGGTAAGACTAACATTGATGGGCTTGTCACAGGTTTCCAAAATGGAAAAATAAATGTCAATCAGTTCCTCACTGGCTTGCGCGAGTTGCAGAAAAAAGGTAGTAAGACGAACTTAAGTGGCGAAGGTAAAGGTAATGCGCAGACCTTTGTTGATGGCGCAAACTCTAAGAAAGGTGCAGCCAATACCGCAGGTAAGGGGCTGGCAAGTAATGCGAAATCTGGTGCTGGTTCAGTGTCGGCCGAACAGGAAGGCCGTAATTTCGGGCAGGGTTTCTCAGCGGGGATAAATTCAGTTGCAAGCGCAGCAGCAACTACAGCTGCCAACATGGTTACCAATGCAATTTCTGCCGTTAAGGCTGCACAAAAATCAGCTTCACCTGCCAAGGAGCTAATCAAAAAAGGTAAGGATTTCTCAGATGGCTATGCAATCGGTATCGACGACAACGCAGACGGAGCTATCGACAATGCGGCCAATATGGCGCTGAACGCGATTGATGCTGTGAACGGTGCACCAAGCATGCCTGTATTGCAGAGAATGCAAGAGTTGGCTACGAACTTCAATGCGACTCAGAATTATCTCCAGTTCCAATTTTTCGGGATGACAATTCGCGAAGAGGCCGACATCAACAAAATCGTCGACGTGGTAGATGAAAGGCTAGGTGATAGGTATTGA
- a CDS encoding phage tail family protein, with product MPYQQFLYNLEGMGFAYENTIEESNYADHTYVTNTRLVIPDFSGELSLLSIHGNNRDIYENQREVTRILNYDQLMRQQGVDAYGMLIYKNASDVEMFSRALIKSFDFGEIEEDGDELKIKIAFDRISKTWIAMAPKATRINLEGSDQSHKHPYSHPWTHGQTYRAGSGTITNIGGNHFAKLIIRINGEVSAFTLTIKNTMTGQQKRIKYDGNINTGETLVIDNFDMFVRKNGVNAIALFDLFTADPPFFDLMPGAPYTISVDSANLRGSIEVEIYETWVSA from the coding sequence ATGCCGTACCAGCAGTTCCTCTATAACCTGGAGGGCATGGGGTTTGCATATGAGAACACGATAGAAGAGAGTAATTACGCTGACCACACATATGTTACAAATACCAGGCTTGTCATTCCTGATTTTTCGGGAGAGCTAAGTCTATTGAGCATCCATGGTAACAATCGAGACATCTACGAGAATCAGCGAGAGGTCACGCGAATCTTGAACTACGACCAGCTCATGCGGCAGCAAGGCGTGGATGCCTATGGGATGCTCATTTACAAGAATGCCTCGGATGTAGAGATGTTCTCCAGGGCGCTTATTAAGTCGTTCGATTTCGGTGAGATTGAAGAGGATGGCGATGAGTTGAAAATCAAAATTGCATTCGACCGCATATCAAAGACCTGGATTGCCATGGCGCCCAAGGCAACGCGAATCAACCTAGAAGGCTCTGACCAATCACACAAGCACCCTTATTCGCATCCTTGGACACATGGCCAGACTTATAGAGCAGGTTCCGGCACGATAACGAACATCGGTGGGAACCACTTTGCAAAGCTCATCATACGTATAAACGGCGAAGTATCAGCCTTCACGCTGACAATCAAAAACACGATGACCGGACAGCAGAAACGTATCAAATACGACGGCAATATCAACACAGGTGAAACGCTTGTCATCGACAACTTTGATATGTTCGTCCGCAAGAATGGAGTAAATGCAATTGCATTGTTTGACCTGTTTACAGCAGACCCGCCTTTCTTTGATTTGATGCCAGGTGCGCCGTATACGATTAGCGTGGATAGCGCCAACTTGCGGGGCTCTATTGAAGTAGAGATATATGAAACGTGGGTGAGCGCCTAA
- a CDS encoding siphovirus ReqiPepy6 Gp37-like family protein — translation MLNQKTIISITAGSFTAHVWDWQAFDLKTKSASVEVEDFITILDERKPIFSGVVKQTQESEGTYTYSGFDLRYLLDRVQMNYLLKRNMVSSAVYSGGSFAILKNTIQLAFPLATVITKLDADKTTFSLSPRMQTAFAFHRANCISNDMTYQIYIVSDRRVYIEGKYLRDLRKSVVLLTDITHKQGEVIKSTKEAYNQILGLGAGEDNARDFHFIDNRVSNDYASCYVYDIRETISHAELVQRTIAKLKELQFEYTVKFTTLDNHVAELGEEYDVGDYVSFRMQNGALVEDLVSAYTVNIEKGILSPKYDLETGIKKGSLTAKLKDLKEGGYK, via the coding sequence ATGTTGAATCAGAAGACCATCATTAGTATTACAGCTGGCTCATTCACTGCTCACGTTTGGGACTGGCAGGCGTTCGATCTGAAAACAAAATCGGCAAGTGTAGAGGTAGAGGATTTCATCACGATACTGGATGAGCGAAAGCCTATTTTCTCCGGAGTGGTCAAACAGACGCAAGAGTCAGAGGGCACCTACACGTATTCAGGTTTCGACCTCCGCTATTTGTTGGACAGAGTGCAGATGAACTATTTACTCAAGCGCAATATGGTGAGCTCGGCCGTCTACTCAGGCGGCTCTTTTGCTATCCTGAAAAACACGATACAACTGGCTTTCCCACTTGCCACGGTCATCACAAAGCTGGACGCAGATAAGACAACATTCTCGCTATCGCCACGGATGCAAACCGCTTTCGCCTTCCATCGCGCGAATTGCATTTCTAATGATATGACATATCAAATTTACATCGTATCGGATCGGCGTGTTTATATAGAGGGGAAGTATTTGCGGGACCTTAGAAAAAGCGTTGTGCTGCTCACGGACATCACGCATAAGCAGGGCGAGGTCATCAAGAGTACAAAAGAGGCATACAACCAGATACTCGGTCTTGGCGCAGGTGAAGACAACGCTCGCGATTTCCATTTCATCGATAACAGGGTATCGAATGATTATGCGAGCTGTTACGTCTACGATATCCGTGAGACGATCAGCCATGCCGAGCTAGTGCAGCGTACAATTGCAAAACTGAAAGAGCTCCAATTTGAGTATACGGTGAAGTTCACAACACTTGATAATCATGTAGCAGAGTTAGGTGAGGAGTATGACGTTGGAGATTACGTGAGTTTCCGAATGCAGAACGGCGCTCTTGTAGAGGACTTAGTATCTGCCTATACAGTCAACATAGAGAAGGGCATTCTATCACCTAAGTACGATCTGGAAACGGGCATAAAGAAGGGCTCGCTCACAGCGAAGCTCAAGGATTTAAAAGAAGGAGGTTATAAATAA